The Aggregatilinea lenta genome includes a region encoding these proteins:
- a CDS encoding RraA family protein, with translation MTTIISGVLDKLRRFDTPTICNVIELFGVRPHTDGFMDDRIRADFPELPPMVGFASTATFRAAVRPRDGDAYHHLTAQIARFEELDGPPVVVFQDLDSPVKAATFGEIMCTSYQRFGAVGLVTSGGGRDLDQVHALGFPVFTSGTICAHGYCSIVDLHVPVHVGGVAVYPNDLLHGDLNGVTTIPREIGSEVADAADEFVAAEAVILAALRDETATLDTLREATAECDAQIGAIRQRVHRT, from the coding sequence ATGACTACGATTATTTCCGGCGTGCTGGACAAGCTACGCCGCTTTGACACGCCGACGATCTGCAACGTGATCGAGCTGTTCGGGGTGCGCCCGCACACCGACGGCTTCATGGACGACCGTATTCGGGCGGACTTTCCGGAGCTGCCGCCGATGGTCGGCTTCGCGTCCACGGCGACGTTCCGCGCGGCGGTTCGCCCGCGTGACGGCGACGCGTACCACCACCTGACGGCGCAGATCGCGCGCTTCGAAGAACTCGACGGGCCGCCGGTCGTGGTGTTTCAGGACCTGGACAGCCCGGTGAAGGCGGCGACGTTCGGGGAAATCATGTGCACGTCCTACCAGCGCTTCGGCGCGGTCGGGCTGGTGACGTCCGGCGGCGGGCGCGACCTGGATCAGGTGCATGCGCTGGGGTTCCCGGTGTTCACCAGCGGCACGATCTGCGCGCACGGCTACTGCAGCATCGTGGATCTGCACGTGCCGGTGCACGTCGGCGGCGTGGCCGTGTATCCCAACGACCTGCTGCACGGCGATCTGAACGGCGTGACGACTATCCCGCGCGAGATCGGGAGTGAGGTGGCGGATGCCGCGGACGAGTTCGTGGCGGCGGAGGCAGTCATTCTCGCGGCGCTGCGCGACGAGACGGCCACGCTCGATACGCTGCGCGAGGCGACCGCCGAATGCGACGCGCAGATTGGCGCGATCCGGCAGCGCGTGCACCGGACGTAG
- a CDS encoding FAD-dependent oxidoreductase: MSERLTFDAPIIADVEVLVCGGGPAGIGAALAAARQGARTMIIEQQGCLGGVATSSLIGTWFGSYSRDGRYPVIEGLFKEIVDRLVADGSAMPATNDLDGGSAYSGYAPWHRGTVPFEYEAAKRLFDCMVQEAGITLRYFTSALYPKIEDGRITGMFVASKAGIEFIRAQTVVDATGDADVAFRADCPMLIGLEEEGHRGWMSPGAMSFVLEDVDAQAYGDYCRAGDYRFREMIAHLREIGEWPYTDNIFIAFELPNPRHYYVKVSPTTHEQGFDGTDPDVLTLGMTKGRQEVHTLLNVLRKHFPGFAHARLSQTAPVIGVRNTRRIIGEYQVATSDVRDGRHFADTIALTGYHWDMATPGTEQRLLHQVEIALPYAEIPYGCIIPQTVDNLLAPGRAISAEWDVLGPFRIMPAAFAMGQGAGTAAAMAAHSGAAMRDVDVPALRQRLRDQGAIVDGPEG; the protein is encoded by the coding sequence ATGTCCGAACGCCTCACGTTTGACGCCCCCATCATTGCGGATGTGGAAGTTCTGGTCTGCGGCGGCGGTCCCGCCGGGATCGGTGCGGCGCTGGCGGCGGCTCGCCAGGGCGCGCGCACGATGATCATTGAGCAGCAGGGCTGTCTGGGCGGCGTCGCCACCAGCAGCCTGATCGGCACGTGGTTCGGCAGCTACTCGCGCGATGGCCGTTACCCGGTCATCGAGGGCCTGTTCAAGGAGATCGTGGACCGGCTGGTGGCCGACGGCTCGGCCATGCCCGCGACCAACGACCTGGATGGCGGATCGGCCTACAGCGGCTACGCGCCGTGGCATCGCGGGACCGTGCCGTTTGAGTATGAAGCTGCCAAGCGCCTGTTCGACTGCATGGTGCAGGAAGCCGGGATCACCCTGCGCTACTTCACCAGCGCGCTCTACCCCAAAATCGAAGACGGGCGCATCACCGGCATGTTCGTCGCGTCAAAGGCCGGGATCGAGTTTATCCGCGCGCAGACGGTGGTCGATGCCACGGGCGACGCGGACGTTGCCTTCCGCGCAGACTGCCCGATGCTGATCGGCCTCGAGGAAGAGGGTCACCGGGGCTGGATGTCGCCCGGCGCAATGTCCTTCGTGCTGGAAGACGTGGACGCGCAGGCGTATGGCGATTACTGCCGCGCGGGCGACTACCGTTTCCGCGAAATGATTGCGCACCTGCGCGAGATCGGCGAGTGGCCGTACACGGACAACATCTTCATCGCCTTCGAGCTGCCCAACCCCAGGCACTATTACGTTAAGGTCAGCCCAACGACGCACGAGCAGGGCTTCGACGGCACCGACCCCGACGTGCTGACTCTCGGCATGACCAAAGGCCGCCAGGAAGTCCACACGCTGCTGAACGTGCTGCGCAAGCACTTCCCCGGCTTCGCCCACGCGCGCCTGTCGCAGACCGCCCCGGTGATCGGCGTGCGCAATACGCGGCGCATCATCGGTGAGTATCAGGTTGCCACCAGCGACGTGCGCGACGGGCGTCACTTCGCGGACACCATCGCCCTGACCGGCTATCACTGGGATATGGCGACACCCGGCACGGAGCAGCGTTTGCTGCATCAGGTCGAGATCGCCTTGCCCTACGCCGAGATCCCCTACGGCTGCATTATCCCGCAGACGGTCGATAATTTACTGGCTCCGGGCCGCGCGATCTCGGCGGAATGGGACGTGCTGGGACCGTTCCGCATCATGCCCGCCGCGTTTGCGATGGGCCAGGGCGCGGGCACGGCGGCGGCGATGGCGGCGCACAGCGGCGCGGCCATGCGTGACGTGGACGTCCCGGCGCTGCGCCAGCGGCTGCGCGACCAGGGCGCGATTGTGGACGGGCCGGAAGGCTAG
- a CDS encoding uroporphyrinogen decarboxylase family protein, producing the protein MNSRERIKTSLAFREPDRIGKGDAYWEDTLTRWHDEGLPVDADVKDVFGFDIEPIFMDASLRLPEMLLEDTDEYTIRQDKIGYTAKQWKGRSGALGYLNHVIETSADWDRLKGRLAVDFGGTSRIHTVSYFEPFVQYPTWAEMGATFRHLLIKERYILLHVYGPWEATWRKHGFDTSLMTLALEPEFIADMCETHVDLVIATLDRAQAEGIVPDGLFMVEDLGMSTGMMFSPRMYERVIYPAHKRLGDALRQRGITYFMHSDGDIRTVIPRLIDAGVQVLQPLEAKSRMDVRTLKAEYGHDLVFFGNIDVRMMSASRAELEEEVRTKLAAVMPGGGYIYHSDHSVPPTVSFENYCFLMDLLSRYGSY; encoded by the coding sequence ATGAATTCACGAGAGCGGATCAAGACATCGCTCGCGTTCCGGGAACCGGATCGCATCGGCAAGGGGGATGCCTATTGGGAAGATACGCTCACGCGCTGGCATGACGAAGGCCTGCCGGTCGATGCCGACGTGAAGGACGTCTTCGGGTTTGACATCGAGCCGATCTTCATGGACGCGTCGCTGCGTTTGCCGGAAATGCTGCTGGAAGACACGGACGAATACACCATCCGCCAGGACAAGATCGGTTATACAGCCAAGCAGTGGAAGGGTCGTTCCGGGGCGCTGGGTTACCTGAACCACGTGATCGAAACGAGCGCGGACTGGGACCGGTTGAAGGGTCGCCTCGCGGTGGACTTCGGCGGCACGAGCCGCATTCACACCGTCTCGTACTTCGAGCCGTTCGTGCAGTACCCTACCTGGGCCGAGATGGGTGCGACTTTCCGCCATCTGCTGATCAAAGAACGCTACATCCTGCTGCACGTCTACGGCCCGTGGGAAGCGACGTGGCGCAAGCACGGGTTCGACACGTCCCTGATGACGCTGGCGCTGGAGCCGGAATTTATCGCGGACATGTGCGAAACGCACGTCGATCTGGTGATCGCCACGCTCGACCGTGCGCAGGCGGAAGGCATCGTGCCGGACGGGCTGTTTATGGTGGAAGACCTGGGCATGAGCACCGGGATGATGTTCTCGCCCCGCATGTACGAGCGTGTGATCTATCCGGCGCACAAACGCCTGGGCGACGCGCTGCGACAGCGCGGCATCACCTACTTCATGCACAGCGATGGCGACATCCGCACGGTGATCCCGCGCCTGATCGACGCGGGCGTGCAGGTGCTGCAGCCGCTGGAGGCCAAAAGCCGCATGGACGTGCGTACGCTCAAGGCCGAGTATGGCCACGACCTCGTGTTTTTCGGCAACATCGACGTGCGCATGATGTCCGCGTCCAGGGCCGAGTTGGAAGAAGAAGTACGCACCAAGCTGGCAGCGGTGATGCCTGGGGGCGGGTATATCTACCACTCCGACCATTCGGTGCCGCCGACCGTCAGTTTTGAAAACTACTGTTTCCTGATGGATCTCTTAAGTCGATACGGTTCTTACTGA
- a CDS encoding pyruvate formate lyase family protein, whose translation MEVAALTYQQRLDALRATKMAQTREKQAVLGAMDHDDWAIVLPPPELREIVDAISGSGEPIKDCIFKGWQPKANHPSGGMFGPRAVGDNYRDFLERHPVYIDPMSSLAGAYMFNFMSYRKPYWNPDFDFSHLVPEQEKYKVIPGIGGSQHFCQDLQIGLDLGWQGLLEKIRAYRKQNYPHGHDFYHGIGQVVHGVQNWIGRHAEAARALAAQESDPALRQNLDELAAINAYLVTEPPRTFREACQWILWYQMTARMYNGSGSLGRLDVLLLPYYERDTAAGLLTDEEAIFHVACLLLRDTAYLQLGGPDADGHDVTNHLSYLILEAGHRLRIPANIGVSVGAGVDPALLQRAVEIIVQDKQGYPKFLGTDQVVEGTAKNDVPLEAARQRVYSGCHWSAIPGREYGLMDIVKINFGTVFDVALRDMLADASTPNTLDALWDRFAYHLGRAVDVVAQGLDVHMAHMHEVFPELVLDLCCYGPVEKGLDASHGGVEFYLLGVDGAALATVADSFAAIEQRVVQEGRMSWDDLLRHLDENWSGSDGERARLMMRSVPRFGHGNTLADTYARRISEMFSTLVHVKPTPDGFRMVPGIFSWALTLSMGRVLGATPNGRRAGEPISHGANPHPGFRKDGAPSALAVAVASVQPGYGNTAPLQIDLEPSIAQDDLAQAQIASLIRTHFDLGGTQINMNVLDTQTLLEAYEDPSKYPDLVVRVTGFSAYFASLSPEFRKMVVDRVLAAEKA comes from the coding sequence ATGGAAGTTGCAGCACTCACCTACCAACAGCGCCTTGATGCGCTGCGCGCCACCAAAATGGCCCAGACCCGCGAGAAGCAGGCCGTGCTGGGCGCGATGGACCACGACGACTGGGCCATCGTGCTGCCGCCGCCGGAACTGCGCGAGATCGTGGACGCGATCAGCGGGTCCGGCGAGCCGATCAAGGACTGCATCTTCAAGGGCTGGCAGCCTAAGGCGAACCACCCGTCCGGCGGGATGTTCGGCCCGCGCGCCGTGGGCGATAACTACCGCGACTTTCTGGAACGTCACCCGGTCTATATCGATCCCATGAGTTCGCTGGCCGGGGCGTATATGTTCAACTTCATGTCGTATCGCAAACCATATTGGAACCCCGATTTTGACTTTAGCCATTTAGTTCCCGAGCAGGAAAAGTATAAGGTTATTCCCGGTATCGGCGGCAGCCAGCACTTCTGCCAGGACCTGCAAATCGGCCTGGATTTGGGCTGGCAGGGCCTGCTGGAAAAGATCCGCGCCTATCGCAAGCAGAACTACCCGCACGGCCACGACTTCTATCATGGCATCGGCCAGGTGGTGCACGGCGTCCAGAACTGGATCGGACGCCACGCCGAGGCCGCCCGCGCGCTGGCCGCGCAGGAATCCGACCCGGCGCTGCGGCAGAATCTCGACGAGCTGGCCGCGATCAACGCCTACCTCGTGACCGAACCGCCGCGCACCTTCCGCGAGGCGTGCCAGTGGATTCTGTGGTACCAGATGACAGCGCGCATGTACAACGGCAGCGGATCGCTGGGGCGGCTCGACGTGCTGCTGCTGCCGTACTACGAGCGCGACACGGCGGCGGGCTTGCTCACCGACGAAGAAGCGATCTTCCACGTCGCGTGCCTGCTCCTGCGCGACACGGCCTATCTTCAGCTCGGCGGGCCGGACGCGGACGGCCACGACGTGACCAATCACCTCTCGTACCTGATCCTCGAGGCGGGCCACCGGCTGCGCATCCCGGCCAACATCGGCGTGAGCGTGGGCGCGGGCGTCGATCCGGCGCTGCTTCAGCGCGCGGTCGAGATCATCGTGCAAGACAAGCAGGGCTACCCCAAGTTCCTGGGCACGGATCAGGTGGTCGAGGGCACGGCGAAAAACGACGTCCCGCTGGAGGCCGCGCGCCAGCGCGTCTACTCCGGCTGCCACTGGTCGGCCATTCCGGGGCGCGAATATGGCCTGATGGACATCGTGAAGATCAACTTCGGCACGGTGTTCGACGTGGCCCTGCGCGACATGCTGGCCGATGCCAGCACGCCCAATACACTCGACGCGCTGTGGGATCGCTTCGCGTACCATCTGGGGCGCGCTGTGGACGTGGTAGCTCAGGGGCTGGACGTGCATATGGCGCACATGCACGAGGTCTTCCCCGAACTCGTGCTCGACCTGTGCTGTTATGGCCCGGTCGAAAAGGGCCTGGACGCGTCGCACGGCGGCGTGGAATTCTACCTGCTGGGCGTGGACGGGGCGGCGCTGGCCACCGTCGCGGACTCCTTCGCGGCAATCGAGCAGCGTGTGGTGCAGGAAGGGCGCATGAGCTGGGACGACCTGCTGCGCCACCTCGACGAGAACTGGTCCGGGTCGGACGGCGAGCGCGCCCGCCTGATGATGCGCAGCGTACCGCGCTTTGGGCACGGCAACACCCTGGCCGACACCTACGCGCGCCGCATCAGCGAGATGTTCAGCACGCTGGTCCACGTCAAGCCCACGCCGGACGGCTTCCGCATGGTCCCCGGCATCTTCTCGTGGGCGCTGACGCTGTCGATGGGGCGCGTGCTGGGCGCGACGCCCAACGGTCGCCGGGCGGGCGAGCCGATCTCGCACGGTGCGAACCCGCACCCCGGCTTCCGCAAGGACGGCGCGCCGTCGGCACTGGCCGTCGCGGTGGCGAGCGTGCAGCCTGGGTACGGCAACACCGCGCCGCTGCAAATCGACCTCGAACCGTCCATCGCGCAGGACGATCTCGCCCAGGCGCAGATCGCCAGCCTGATCCGCACGCACTTCGACCTGGGCGGCACACAGATCAACATGAACGTGCTGGATACGCAAACCCTGCTCGAAGCGTACGAGGATCCGTCGAAGTACCCCGATCTCGTGGTGCGGGTGACGGGCTTCAGCGCGTACTTCGCCAGCCTGTCGCCGGAGTTCCGCAAGATGGTCGTGGACCGCGTGCTCGCGGCGGAGAAAGCGTAA
- a CDS encoding sulfatase family protein, whose amino-acid sequence MAPQYPNLLVITCHDLGDTLGCYGTPIHTPNLDAIAGQGALLENHFAPASICSPARGSLWTGCYPHTHGLMGLMPRGWQVDVDRCPPLPALLKDAGYESHLFGVQHEHWDPRRLGYDAIHDLPSEFCDDVTPAVVDWLRARADADAPFLAAVGFFDPHRIGLASQGYRPDLLNQPPSHFWRDVYTKVDPAAVEVPPFLLDTPVQRAELADFYAAIQFVDRQIGVITRTLDETGLADNTLLMFVIDHGASFLHSKGTLYDGGTKVACMVRWPGVIPAGQRVAGLTSHVDIVPTLLELLDLPTPAHVEGQSLADVLRGGDAPTRDYVFAEKNYTQYFDPQRMVRSERFKYIRRGIRSSIFDFVLTELEMSAPSFRNNKDVFGFYSCARRTEEFYDLDADPAELHNLAEDPAYADTLNALRAALDRHLDATADPFRDLRISPQMPPDVYAEMKRASRAR is encoded by the coding sequence ATGGCGCCCCAATACCCGAATCTACTCGTCATCACCTGCCACGACCTGGGCGACACCCTCGGCTGCTACGGCACGCCGATCCACACGCCCAATCTGGACGCCATCGCCGGGCAGGGCGCGCTGCTCGAAAATCATTTCGCGCCCGCGTCGATCTGTTCCCCGGCGCGCGGATCGCTGTGGACGGGCTGTTACCCGCATACGCACGGCCTGATGGGCCTGATGCCGCGCGGCTGGCAAGTGGACGTGGATCGCTGCCCGCCGCTGCCCGCGCTGCTCAAGGACGCGGGCTACGAGAGCCACCTGTTCGGCGTGCAGCACGAGCACTGGGATCCGCGCCGCCTGGGCTACGATGCCATCCACGATCTGCCGTCCGAGTTTTGCGACGACGTGACGCCCGCCGTGGTGGACTGGTTGCGCGCGCGCGCGGACGCTGACGCGCCGTTCCTGGCGGCAGTCGGCTTTTTCGACCCGCACCGCATCGGCCTCGCCAGCCAGGGCTATCGCCCCGATTTGCTCAACCAGCCGCCGTCGCACTTCTGGCGCGACGTGTACACCAAAGTCGATCCCGCTGCGGTCGAGGTCCCGCCCTTCCTGCTCGACACCCCCGTGCAGCGCGCGGAGTTGGCCGATTTTTACGCCGCGATCCAGTTCGTCGATCGGCAGATCGGCGTCATCACGCGCACGCTGGACGAAACCGGGCTGGCCGATAACACGCTGCTGATGTTCGTCATCGATCACGGCGCGTCGTTCCTGCACTCCAAAGGCACGCTGTACGACGGCGGCACGAAGGTCGCGTGCATGGTGCGCTGGCCGGGCGTGATCCCGGCGGGGCAGCGCGTGGCGGGCCTGACCAGCCACGTGGACATCGTGCCGACCCTGCTCGAACTGCTGGATCTGCCAACCCCCGCGCACGTCGAAGGGCAGAGCCTCGCGGACGTGCTGCGCGGCGGCGACGCCCCCACGCGCGATTACGTTTTCGCGGAAAAGAACTACACGCAGTACTTCGATCCGCAGCGCATGGTGCGCTCGGAGCGGTTCAAGTACATCCGGCGCGGGATTCGCAGCTCGATCTTCGACTTCGTGCTGACCGAGCTGGAGATGAGTGCGCCCAGCTTCCGCAACAACAAGGACGTGTTCGGATTTTACTCCTGCGCGCGGCGCACCGAGGAATTCTACGATCTCGACGCGGACCCCGCCGAACTGCACAACTTGGCCGAAGATCCGGCCTACGCGGACACGCTGAACGCCCTGCGTGCCGCGCTGGATCGCCACCTGGATGCCACCGCCGACCCGTTCCGCGACCTGCGGATCAGCCCGCAGATGCCGCCGGACGTTTACGCAGAGATGAAGCGAGCGAGTAGGGCGCGATGA
- a CDS encoding dihydrodipicolinate synthase family protein: MSQFSGTWPALVTPFTAGNTINVDTVVRLVSYHLDKNVGGFYVCGSTGSGVYQSVAERKLVAETALKTVAGRVPVVVHVGAVALVDAIDLARHAQEHGAAAFSSIIPPLYPGMDDVLAYYEALASAVPDFSFFPYLARPEVNALDLVRKLLHLPNVVGTKYTGPNMHEFGQIASLRDDGWSVFSGMDEQSVFAAMSGSCGHIGSTLNFMPGIYAGIRAHLAAGEYDCALSLQQQANAVTRVLLNHDFGGTLYETMSILGFDCGNPRLPWQPLSAEAKKAFRAELEAAGFWDAAQM; the protein is encoded by the coding sequence ATGTCTCAATTTTCCGGTACGTGGCCCGCGCTCGTAACGCCGTTTACGGCGGGCAATACGATCAACGTCGATACGGTGGTCAGGCTTGTATCCTACCACCTGGACAAAAACGTGGGCGGCTTTTACGTCTGCGGCAGCACGGGCAGCGGCGTCTACCAATCCGTAGCCGAGCGTAAGCTGGTCGCTGAAACAGCCCTGAAGACGGTCGCCGGGCGCGTCCCGGTGGTGGTGCACGTCGGCGCGGTGGCGCTCGTGGACGCGATCGATCTCGCGCGTCACGCCCAGGAACACGGCGCGGCAGCGTTCAGCAGCATCATTCCGCCGCTCTATCCCGGCATGGATGACGTGCTCGCCTATTATGAAGCCCTGGCGAGCGCCGTGCCCGATTTCTCGTTCTTCCCCTACCTGGCCCGGCCCGAAGTCAACGCGCTCGATCTGGTGCGCAAGCTGCTGCATCTGCCCAACGTGGTCGGCACCAAGTACACCGGCCCGAACATGCACGAGTTCGGCCAGATCGCGTCGCTGCGTGACGATGGCTGGTCGGTGTTCTCCGGCATGGACGAGCAGAGCGTCTTCGCGGCGATGTCCGGCTCGTGCGGGCACATCGGCTCGACGCTGAACTTCATGCCCGGCATCTACGCCGGGATCCGTGCGCACCTCGCCGCCGGGGAATATGACTGCGCGCTGAGCCTGCAGCAGCAAGCCAATGCTGTGACGCGCGTCCTGCTCAACCACGACTTCGGCGGCACGCTGTACGAGACGATGAGCATCCTCGGCTTCGACTGTGGCAATCCGCGCCTGCCGTGGCAGCCGCTCTCGGCGGAGGCCAAGAAAGCCTTCCGCGCGGAACTCGAAGCGGCGGGCTTCTGGGACGCGGCGCAGATGTAG
- a CDS encoding sulfatase-like hydrolase/transferase produces MASPNLLVMLTDQQRIDTVGAYGSPICQTPALDRLAQTAAVFDQAYTVCALCSPARASIYTGLYPHHHGMERNEIEFRDDARLVSQDLIDAGYRCGFVGKWHCGVEKLPRDFGFEGMSVPGYGNARKTPEYRAYLERTGLDPATVEAEGAGWANNTVLMGKMSGPVEASVPYFLAEEAIAAIRRYRDAGQTFLLFLNFWGPHAPYLPSEPYASMYDPAAIPPWPNFTDTYEGKPVAHRRYRDSFYGEGNPVRTWEEWSKWVARYYGFMTQIDAQMGRVLDALDELGLADSTAVIASTDHGEHAGAHGGVHDKEMLMYQETYHIPFMLRLPRQTAGMRVAQPVTNLDITPTLLDLAGVEPQRPLDGRSLAPLARGENQPERGDTVLCVFNGHHILYQSRLVTGGAMKYIFNPTDYDELYDLHADPWELHNLIGDPAYAEALKALRVRMEAHLREAGDDLVHIYFQNLFAPRRPATPEHFTPYRD; encoded by the coding sequence ATGGCGTCGCCTAATTTGCTCGTGATGCTGACCGACCAGCAGCGCATCGATACCGTGGGCGCGTATGGCAGCCCCATTTGCCAGACGCCAGCCCTCGACCGTTTGGCACAAACGGCGGCGGTCTTCGACCAGGCGTACACGGTCTGCGCCCTGTGCAGCCCCGCGCGCGCCTCGATCTACACCGGCCTGTACCCGCACCATCATGGCATGGAGCGCAACGAGATCGAGTTCCGCGACGACGCGCGCCTCGTCTCGCAGGATCTGATCGACGCGGGCTACCGCTGCGGCTTCGTCGGCAAGTGGCACTGTGGCGTCGAAAAGCTCCCGCGCGACTTCGGCTTCGAGGGCATGAGCGTGCCCGGCTACGGCAACGCCCGCAAGACGCCGGAATACCGCGCCTACCTGGAGCGAACCGGCCTGGACCCGGCGACGGTCGAGGCGGAGGGTGCGGGCTGGGCCAACAACACCGTGCTGATGGGCAAGATGAGCGGCCCCGTCGAGGCGTCCGTTCCGTACTTCCTGGCCGAAGAAGCCATCGCCGCCATACGCCGCTACCGCGACGCGGGCCAGACGTTCCTGCTGTTCCTGAACTTCTGGGGGCCGCACGCGCCCTATCTGCCCTCCGAGCCGTACGCTTCCATGTACGACCCGGCGGCGATCCCGCCCTGGCCGAACTTCACGGACACGTACGAGGGCAAGCCGGTCGCGCACCGCCGCTACCGCGACTCATTCTACGGCGAGGGCAACCCCGTGCGCACCTGGGAGGAGTGGTCGAAGTGGGTTGCGCGCTATTACGGCTTCATGACGCAGATCGACGCGCAGATGGGCCGCGTGCTCGATGCGCTGGACGAATTAGGACTGGCGGACAGCACCGCCGTGATTGCCAGCACGGATCACGGCGAGCACGCGGGCGCGCACGGCGGTGTGCACGACAAAGAAATGCTCATGTACCAGGAGACCTATCACATCCCCTTCATGCTGCGCCTGCCGCGGCAGACGGCGGGGATGCGCGTCGCGCAACCGGTCACCAATCTGGACATCACGCCGACGCTGCTGGATCTGGCAGGCGTCGAGCCGCAGCGCCCACTGGATGGGCGCAGCCTTGCGCCGCTGGCGCGCGGCGAGAACCAGCCGGAGCGCGGCGACACGGTGTTGTGCGTGTTCAACGGCCACCACATCCTCTACCAGTCGCGTTTGGTCACCGGCGGCGCAATGAAATACATCTTCAACCCCACCGACTACGACGAGTTGTACGACCTGCACGCCGACCCGTGGGAGCTGCACAACCTGATCGGCGATCCCGCTTACGCAGAGGCGCTCAAGGCGCTGCGCGTGCGGATGGAAGCGCACCTGCGCGAAGCGGGTGACGACCTCGTACATATCTATTTCCAAAACCTGTTTGCGCCGCGCCGACCGGCCACGCCGGAGCACTTCACGCCGTACCGCGACTGA
- a CDS encoding FAD-dependent oxidoreductase: protein MPETYTAPVTRLWDSDVLVVGGGPAGVIAAVAAARSGASVTLIERYGFLGGNSTQILDRFCGFFTPGPDPQKIVGGLPDEVIDALFRLHAADYHMCPYSDAQLITYNPDVLKVIWERLALDAGVRLLGHVQVIDVLREGDRVTGVIGAGKSGLISLGAAVIVDASGDADVAFRAGVPCEGAETGGLQALTTTFRLINVDTDRAGQVAPGTLHAMMVEANARGDYDLPRHQGSASLTCMPGVVATNMTKVTDIDVTDPCQMTGAEIEGRQQAMEYARFLIEQVPGYERAELGGLSTQIGIRESRRIRGQYRLTRDDIVAGRVFEDAIARCAWPIEDHHARPDTRWERVAQGGTFDIPYRCLVPQAVEGLLVAGRCLSGDHDAHASVRVMAQCMAMGQAAGVGAAWAAQRGLSPGDVPVWEIQDQIRAWGALI, encoded by the coding sequence ATGCCAGAGACGTATACCGCCCCAGTCACGCGGCTGTGGGACTCGGACGTGCTCGTGGTGGGCGGTGGCCCCGCCGGAGTGATCGCGGCGGTGGCGGCGGCGCGCAGCGGCGCGTCCGTCACGCTGATCGAGCGTTACGGCTTTTTGGGCGGCAACAGCACGCAGATCCTGGATCGTTTCTGCGGCTTCTTCACGCCCGGCCCCGATCCGCAGAAAATCGTGGGCGGCCTGCCGGATGAAGTGATCGACGCGCTGTTCCGGCTGCATGCCGCCGACTACCACATGTGCCCCTACAGCGACGCGCAGCTAATCACCTACAATCCCGATGTGCTCAAAGTGATCTGGGAGCGGCTGGCGCTCGACGCGGGCGTGCGGCTGCTCGGCCACGTACAGGTGATCGACGTGCTGCGCGAGGGCGACCGCGTGACGGGTGTGATCGGCGCGGGTAAAAGCGGCCTGATCAGCCTGGGCGCGGCGGTGATCGTCGATGCCTCCGGTGACGCGGACGTGGCATTCCGTGCGGGCGTGCCTTGCGAGGGCGCGGAGACGGGCGGACTTCAGGCGCTGACCACTACCTTCCGGCTGATCAACGTCGATACGGATCGCGCGGGACAGGTCGCGCCGGGCACGCTGCACGCGATGATGGTCGAAGCGAACGCGCGCGGCGACTATGACCTGCCGCGTCACCAGGGCAGCGCCAGCCTGACGTGTATGCCGGGCGTCGTCGCCACCAACATGACGAAAGTGACGGATATCGACGTGACCGATCCGTGCCAGATGACCGGCGCGGAGATCGAGGGGCGGCAGCAGGCGATGGAATATGCCCGCTTCCTGATCGAGCAGGTGCCGGGCTACGAGCGCGCCGAGTTGGGCGGCCTGAGCACCCAGATCGGCATCCGTGAGAGTCGCCGCATCCGGGGGCAGTACCGGCTGACGCGCGACGACATCGTCGCCGGGCGGGTGTTCGAGGACGCCATCGCGCGCTGTGCGTGGCCGATCGAGGATCACCATGCCCGCCCGGATACACGCTGGGAACGCGTCGCGCAGGGCGGCACGTTCGATATCCCCTACCGCTGCCTCGTGCCGCAGGCGGTCGAAGGGCTGCTGGTGGCGGGGCGCTGCCTGTCGGGGGACCACGACGCGCACGCCTCGGTGCGCGTCATGGCGCAGTGTATGGCGATGGGACAGGCTGCCGGGGTCGGCGCGGCATGGGCGGCGCAGCGCGGCCTCTCGCCGGGTGACGTGCCCGTCTGGGAAATTCAGGATCAAATCCGCGCGTGGGGCGCACTTATTTAG